Proteins encoded together in one Candidatus Woesearchaeota archaeon window:
- a CDS encoding HTH domain-containing protein, whose product MMQKEEKIPVSLFKNDLGPLEAVVKFLKENKNLTLKQIALKLNRSSKTIWTTYNNVRNEKLKVSASFHFIPISFLSKKKLSILESIASYLKDVESLTFHQIAELTGRDDRTIWTCHHRAVLKIEKNLENE is encoded by the coding sequence ATGATGCAAAAAGAGGAGAAGATACCTGTCTCTTTATTTAAAAATGACCTCGGGCCTTTGGAAGCTGTTGTAAAGTTTCTCAAGGAAAATAAAAACCTTACGCTGAAGCAGATTGCTCTAAAGCTTAATAGAAGCAGCAAGACAATATGGACCACATACAATAATGTGAGGAATGAAAAGCTAAAGGTTTCTGCTTCTTTTCATTTTATTCCTATTTCTTTTTTATCCAAGAAAAAATTGTCAATCCTTGAGTCAATTGCATCTTATCTGAAGGATGTTGAATCCCTTACATTCCACCAGATTGCTGAATTGACTGGCAGGGATGACCGCACAATATGGACATGCCACCACCGGGCTGTTTTGAAAATAGAAAAAAACTTAGAAAATGAATAA